The window CAGTCCATATTCCAGTTTGTTCAGCATTTAACTTAAAATAATTTATAAAAAATGCAAAAAGAAATAATGCAACTGTATTTAAAATAAATACTATCCCCGTAGACAAGGCAATATCTTCATCAGAAGCTTCAATTACTGGAGAAGTTGCCGCAATAGCACTTCCACCACAAATTGCAGTCCCAAACACAATTAATTGTGATAACTTCTTTTCCATTTTAAAAATTTTTGCAAAAAATAACCCGATACTTATAACTACAATCAAACTAATTGCCGTCTGAAAAATCCCTTTACTTCCAACAGCAACAACCTTACTTATGCTAAGTCCAAATCCAAAAAATACGACAGCTGAATTTAGTGTAAGTTTTTCTATTTTCCCTAAATTTTTTGGAACTAGAATTAAACTGAAACTCGCCATAATAATTCCCATAAGAAGAGATATTCCCGAAGCAAAAGCGTGAACACTTTTAATTAATGGAAGTATTAACGCAATTACACATCCCACATAAAATATTATTTTTTTATTCATATTATCACTCCTAACTTTCAAAATATTTTTATTGTTTTTTCCTATTTAAAAATTGCAGAAATAAGACTCTTTTCTTTAAGTAGAGTCTTTTTTTCTAACTAATTAAAGTAAAATATGTTGTAATTTTCATACTTTTACTTAAACCTTTATTTATAAGCAACTTTCACTTCTTTCCCATGAAATGTAATCCCAATCTTCAAGATATTTTTTATCCCTCTTGCCTTTAGTTTAGTATCATATTTCTTTTCATCAATCTGTTTCAAAACTTTCTGTGCTATCTTTTCCATTTCATTTTTTGTCTTTGATATTTTAAATTCCATAAGATAAGCTTTTTCATTGCTTTTTATTGGAATCATCACAAGGTCGTATCTTCCATATCCACTTTCATCATTTGAAATAATCTCATATTTCCCCATTAAAAATCCTACAAGCCCTATCATAAACACTTGGTATATTTTTTCCATTTCCTTGTCCAAGTCAAAAAAACTTAACATATTTATCATTATTTCTCCTAATGTTTTCTCAAATTTCTTAATATCTCCATTTTCAAGTGCTTTTATCAAAATATTTGTTTTTACTTCTGTTCCAAAAAACTTGTTTAAGAACATATTACCAAAATATGGAGTGTCCCCAAAAATTTAGACTATTTTTAAGCAATTTTTTTGTTTCCTTTCTTTATGGCTTTCTTCGTATTCATTTGGACTTTTAAAATTTAATACTTTTCTTGATATATTATTGTATCTGCTGCAGTATCTTTTTACTGACCTTCTTAATTCTTCCAGACTTCTAAATCTTTTTCCTAAATAATAATTACTGTCTAGCCTGTGGCTTCTTTCCACTTTCCCATTCTGCCACGGCGAATACGGTCTTGTTGTCATGTATTCTATCCAGCTTTAACTCAAATAGTGTCTTTTTGCCATTTTCCGCATTCGTAAACTCCCTGCCGTTATCACTTTGTATTTTTTTATTTTAAAATTTATATGATCTTGATATAGGTAATATTCTTTTTCGAGCAATACTCCAAAATAATCAATATTATTTTATGACTAACTCTAAAATTAGTTTTAATGAACTTACTATATTGATTAATACGGTTATTATTAATGTTAAATAAACCGTCATCCATTTATTTAATGATAATAAATTTTTTAATAACCAAAAAAATAATATCATTTGCGGAAGAATAAATAATATTATTTTAAATATACTTATTCTATAAATTAAATATGTTTTAATCATTGTAGAAAAAAGATCTACAAATATAAATATAGTTATGCTCATTGTGATATTTTTATCATCTTTTTTCAAAATTACTTCCTTCTTTCTTTATTTCCAATTTTGAACTTCTTTTAAAAATATTGCTCTTCTAGGCGAAACATAATAATTAGAATTTTTACTTTTATCGTATTCTCTAAGTTTCCATAATCTAGTTTTCATTTCTGATAATTTTATGTTAGTATGATTTATCTTATTGTATTTTATCGGAATAATGTCAACGCTATCGGAATATAATATACTAATTATCGGAATAATATTTTCTTTAAAAAATATCAAAAAATTTTAAGTTAAAGATTTAATTTGCTCCTCAATATCTCTAATTTCTTCTCTTATCTTTTTTATCAAGTGTTGCCTTTTTACTTTTTCTCTCGTTAAAAAAATTCTTCTTTCTTCCACATCTGATAACTTTACTGCTTCTTTCTGTTCTTCAATTTCTTTTAATTTTAAACTTGGATTATCTGATTTTATTACTTCTATAATTTCAGTTTCTTGAAAGTTTTCTTTTTTATGCCCTGTTAAAGTTTTTACAGTTCTGTTAGGTAATGTTAAAACCTTCTCTGGTTCTTCAAGTCCCTTAGCTTGATATTCTAAATATAATGAATATTTTCTTATTGCTACATTTGCACTGTCTCTATCTATACCTAATTTTTCTATCCATTTTCCAAATGACCCATTTCCTTTATTTGAAAAAATTTGATTGGCTTCAAATATTGCTTTTGAATATTTAAAAATATGTTCCATTGACTTTTCTTTATGGAATGTTATGTCGTTTTCATATTTTATAAGCTCTTCTTTTTCTGTTCCTGATATATCAAGTTCTTCATAATCTATATTATAAATACTTTCAATCTTTGCTACTACAGGAACTTTCTTGCTATTAATTTTACTAAGATCTAAATTAAATTTTTTGCTCATTTTATCCCCTCTTTTTTTATCATTTCTTTTGCTAAGCTACTATAATCTTTTGCTCCATTTGCATTTTTTGAATAATCAAATATTGATTGATGTGTAACAATACATTCCGATAAAGCCACATTTTTTCTTATTATACTTTTTAGTAAATAATCTTTATATTCTTCTTTCAACTGTTCCTGTATTTGTTCCGACAATGCTGTTTTTTCTTTTCTAATTAATATAATTCCCGATATATCTTTTCCCAATCCTTTTGTAAAATTAATCGTAGCATTAAGTCCTAAAAGCTCATTTATTCCAGGTAAAATTACAGGATAAACACTTGAAGTGTAAATTGCTGAAGTCGTATACGCATTAAATGCTGGAGCGGTATCAAATATTATAACATCATAATTTTCTGATAGATTTTCTAAAAAATTATTCAACAGTTGATAATAATATGGTCCTTGATTTCTTAATTCTTCCATATCTTTTTCTGCTTCAGTCCCAGCACTTATTAAATATAAATTTTTATTTAATTTTTCGGGTTGAAAGTCATTTGTTCTTTCAAGTAAATAATCTCCTAACGAAAAATTTAATTCATTAACATTTATTCCAAAATTTGTAGAAAGATTTAACTGCGGATCAGTATCGATTGCCAAAGTTTTTAATCCCTGCTTTGAAAAATAATGTGCCAAATTAAAAACCGTTGTTGTTTTACCACAACCACCTTTATTATTAACTATTGCTATTTTTTTCATAACATCCTCCCTAAAAATAAATTTTTTTATCACTTTTAGTATAACATTATTTATAAAAAAATCAATTTTTTTAATTTGTCAGTCATGACTGACAAACTGATTTTTTATTTCTGAATGTAAAAAAAATCAAAGAAAATCATAAATTATCTTCAGTTTTTCCCCTACTTATTTTAAAATACTATCTAAATTTACAAGTTTGCTATTGATATCTGAAAAACTCAAGTTAGCATAAATTAAAGTATTGTTTATATTTTTATGACCAAGAACTTTCTTTAATTCTGCTAATGATAATCCAGCGTTTAGTAAATGTACTGCTCGACTGTGACGGAATACATGCGTATGTGCAAACTTCTTATCAATTCCTAACTTTTCAAATAAACGTTTCATGTATCTATTTGTGTGATTTTCATCAGCTCTTCCTTTTCTAGAATTTCGTGCAATATAGTCTTTACTTGTTAATCCCAAATGTAGCTGCTGTTCTAGTAATAGAGCATAAAGTTCTGATGACATAACAATTTCCTTGTAATCCTTAAATTTTTGTTTTGAGTTATTGATTTTTGCCACTGTTAGATTTTTCCCCCTGTAATTAATTTTCTGTATATCACTATACTTTAAGTTAACTACTTCATTAATTCTTGCTCCTAATTCATATAGTAATGAAAATACTACTTTGTAATTAAGACTTGCATTTTCAATAATTTTTTTTATATCTGATTCACTAAGATATTTAACCTTTTCTTCTTTTTCATCTTTTTCATCATCTATAAGAATTATATCATTTCTATTTTGTATAAAAATATCCTTCATTTTAGTTCCTTTCTATAAGGAATTTTTTTTTTTATCTCATACCTTATTAATAATAATTATATAATATAAATTATCAAAAAACAATATCAATTTTAGAACTTAAAACAAAAAGGTATGAAAATAATTCATTTCCACACCTTATTTTAAGCCT is drawn from Leptotrichia sp. oral taxon 221 and contains these coding sequences:
- a CDS encoding PD-(D/E)XK nuclease domain-containing protein, with the translated sequence MFLNKFFGTEVKTNILIKALENGDIKKFEKTLGEIMINMLSFFDLDKEMEKIYQVFMIGLVGFLMGKYEIISNDESGYGRYDLVMIPIKSNEKAYLMEFKISKTKNEMEKIAQKVLKQIDEKKYDTKLKARGIKNILKIGITFHGKEVKVAYK
- a CDS encoding integrase core domain-containing protein, which translates into the protein MTTRPYSPWQNGKVERSHRLDSNYYLGKRFRSLEELRRSVKRYCSRYNNISRKVLNFKSPNEYEESHKERKQKNCLKIV
- a CDS encoding ParA family protein, with translation MKKIAIVNNKGGCGKTTTVFNLAHYFSKQGLKTLAIDTDPQLNLSTNFGINVNELNFSLGDYLLERTNDFQPEKLNKNLYLISAGTEAEKDMEELRNQGPYYYQLLNNFLENLSENYDVIIFDTAPAFNAYTTSAIYTSSVYPVILPGINELLGLNATINFTKGLGKDISGIILIRKEKTALSEQIQEQLKEEYKDYLLKSIIRKNVALSECIVTHQSIFDYSKNANGAKDYSSLAKEMIKKEGIK
- a CDS encoding site-specific integrase; translation: MKDIFIQNRNDIILIDDEKDEKEEKVKYLSESDIKKIIENASLNYKVVFSLLYELGARINEVVNLKYSDIQKINYRGKNLTVAKINNSKQKFKDYKEIVMSSELYALLLEQQLHLGLTSKDYIARNSRKGRADENHTNRYMKRLFEKLGIDKKFAHTHVFRHSRAVHLLNAGLSLAELKKVLGHKNINNTLIYANLSFSDINSKLVNLDSILK
- a CDS encoding YeiH family protein, translating into MNKKIIFYVGCVIALILPLIKSVHAFASGISLLMGIIMASFSLILVPKNLGKIEKLTLNSAVVFFGFGLSISKVVAVGSKGIFQTAISLIVVISIGLFFAKIFKMEKKLSQLIVFGTAICGGSAIAATSPVIEASDEDIALSTGIVFILNTVALFLFAFFINYFKLNAEQTGIWTALSIHDTSSVVSAAAFHSTEALRIATIMKLTRTLWIIPIVIILSILNKSENKKIKFPIFILFFILASIVATIINLPAIYSLLTQIGKMLLSLALYMIGTSLNVQTIKKMMGKNLLFGIMLWIFSIISGYIIMIFL